ACAAATGAGTTGTTAGTTTGGTCTCTAATTTGTTGGTTTATACATATATCATTTTCACATATCAAACTCTTGTCAACTAGAATCTATGTTCTATCTAAGTATCAGATTCTACTcggttttcgaattttagcaTACAATTTTACGTCAGACACCCACGATTTTACGTCAGACTACCTCCACCTTCAGATAGAAAAAAGTGTTGGACACTCACGTCTGGTCCGACCAACTTTTATTGTAGCTAAAGGACACTGGACACCCCTTCCTGTCAATGGTCATAGTCAACTCCACATGATTTTAAATCATTTTAACCCACTTTATTCTGAGTTAACATTACCTCAATATAAACGGCTACCTAACAAGGTAAGAAAAAACGAAACGGAAACGGTCACCGTTTCCGGCaatatccaaaaacaaaaaaaaccgatTCAACTCCGTCAAACCAACAAATTCAATTTCAAACATAAATTACATTACAGTTTCAGTTTCAATTCCACGATTCTCTACATATCTCTACTAGAGGGACTCCATGGAGTCATATCCATAGGATAACTTCCTAACACCCTTAGAAATGAAGTGAATTCTTGAACTTCAGCAAGTGCATTTTGAGCTCTTGGGTCAGCCATTGAAGCTTCAAAATCAACATAAAACATGTACTCAAAATGTTTAGCAGTACCAGTACTGGCATCACCAACAACTCTAATCGGACGATTTCTATACGGCCGGCTCTCAATCTTCGTCAAACTGATATTCCTGAATGCAAAAGCAGACAACACTTTAAACAAAACCGATGTTCCTTTATCATGTGCAAAAACAATACTAGTCTTAAACGGACGGTCGGTTCTCGGTATAATCGGCTCACGAGCTAACATGACAAATCTAGTAACATTGCTCGAATCATCTTGAATTCCATCTGCCAAAATCTGTAATCCGTATAACTCAGCGGCACGAGCACTCGCGATAGCAGCAGTGTCGCGTAGATTATGTGTAGCAATGAATTCAGCAGCACCGGCAGTATCATCAACAGCTTCACGGGCAACACTGAGACCGAGTTTTGTAAGAGTCAACTCACATTGAGATAACGCTTGTGGATGACTAATAACCCGATTTAAATACTCTTTTCTCACACCAGGTAAGACTAATAAACAATGATGAACCGGTAATTGAACTTCACCAACAATATGAAGATTATGACGGAGTAATAAATCGTAATTCCGGTGAATACTACCGCCGAGTGAATTTTCAACCGGCAACACCGCTCGATCAGCAATCCAGAGCTCAACAGCTTGAAAAGCAACTTCGAATTGATCACAAGGAATAGCTTCACAATTAGGATAAGCTTTACCAGCCGCAGCTTCACTGTAAGCACCGGGAACTCCCTGATAAGCGACGCGCAATTGCGAACCGTGCATCGGAGCTGGAGATAGATCGGTAATCGAAAGAGGCTTTGGTAAATTCGTTTCTTGCTGGACTGGTACTAGATCTAGAGTTTGATGAACACCATTAATGGAAGTTATATCTGCATTACCACCATCAGTTTTCTCAGCACTTTGTTGTGAAACCACATTACTTGCCAAAATTGCACAAGAACTTTGCCAATCTGCTCTGTTTGAACCAACTGAGAAATTTCTTGATTCATGCTTATAGATTGATTTGATGGTACAAATTTGAGATCTATTtgattgatgatgaagatgaagatgattctTTCTAGGAATTGACAATTTTGGTGTAGAATCTAAATAACTTAATGATTTCAGTATAGATTTTGACGGAGTTATTGAATTCATTTTTTTGTAACCAGAAATTTTTGAGTTGAATTTTCTAGAGATGGAGAGATTGAAAAGtgaaactgattgaacttaaaaATGTTAAGCTCTGACAATGGAGATGATAGATTGGGGTTTTTATATGGATATGATTTTGGAGAGAGAGGGAGTGAATAATCAACATTTGTCAAATTACTCACCTACCTACCAATTTTGTTTAGCGTTACTTTTTAAGTACAGTGGATTAGTGCATACGTGTCACTAACAGcgactgcagtggtgcgatcaaaatcaaagatcaaagatcaaaaaaaaagaccaaaatttgggtttagtccgtgttgtgacgcaacggtacatgattaaaatttcgtcaggcggactttaaaagtccgccccatttttttttggtaaaatttcatcaggcggactttaaaagtccgccccattttttgtaaatttcatcaggcggactttaaaagtccgccccattaaaatttcatcaggcagactttaaaagtccgccccattctttgtaactttcatcaggcggactttaaaagtccgcctcattctttttttttatttatttaattaaaatttcatcgggcgtaatttaaatctccgcccgttaacaagcgtactttaaatttacgcccagcaacaagcgtactttaaatttacacccgactatattagaatttgggatttggtcgcgaccatatttggtctggaatttgatctttggttgggatttgatctttactccgtcccactgtgttacgatctcatcccaaatttttggttatactcgcccagtGTGGATGTTCTAATGGAGTGAATTTTGTGAGCCATTTATGATAAGTTTTGGTTAAATACAGTGGATTGTTGCGTAATTAAAATTTGGTGAGTGAAGGTGTGAAATGGAAAGTAAAAATTGGTCCACACGGGAGGCTATGGACCTTATGGTTGatgattcatgatttttcttgcATTTTAACTCCACCTATATTTGGACCAAGTCATCCATGTCGTATGCTGTTGCTTGGTTCCTGGGAACTACGTTGTAACCACAAGGTTGGTTCAGTTCTCTTTGTTTTTAACTGAGCCGTGATAGGATGTACGCCCATCTTGGTATATCCACATGTGTAATTGAGCAGGAAACCTGTCTGGCtaagtttttccttttttcttttcttttttctttttctttttccggaAAAGAATCTAACCTGAATAGATATTTTGATAAAGTCGATTTAGAAAATTGAAAAATTTTACGGGAACTTTTCAAGATTATAAAAGAATCATTCAAGTTATAGTATCTTCACGAATTCTTTCCTATCAACTCATCCCTTCAGACCACTGTGGTCTATCTCGTGTTTCGGTTTGTCCCGGCTAGGTCCAAAACAACGATATCTCGCCGAGATGTTTGTTCAAGATTCCGGAATGCTTATTTTAGGAAATATAGTTGTTGTGCTGTCTTATAAACCAACCTAGTAATAAATATCTTTAATTATCATTATTAATAAATCAAGACACGTAAGTCTTTAAATTTGCTTTCCTTCCGGCTCTTCCTTTTTTCGCAGCTCCTTCATTATCTCCTTCTCAAACTACTAACAAGTTGATCGATCCATTTGACggagaaaaaaaatattgttactACCTTAGTCTCAATAGCTCAACGACTTAGTGTTTTTGGTCTTCTTTTCttaggattctttttttttttaaatcatgatCGTGTTGTAAGTATACTCTAAAATCAGTGGGTTTGAAGGCTTAATTTCTACATATACAAGTAGATTACGATAAGGTGAAATCAATATTATGGGTTTGAATATCTTGATTTTTATTTGCGCAAGTCTGTATGAGACTTTTTCGAAATCAAAAGCACTCAAATTCATCTGAATTTGAAAGCAATCTCGGTTGAGATTTGAGCATGTCAGGCGACACAGACGATATTCTCGATTGAATCCCGTTTCGGCGAGGTTATGAATTTCTTATGTTGTTTTGTTGAAACCGAAAAAATTGTCAGAATGCCAGCCAAGATGGACGAGATTTTACTTTGCTTCATACCTAAAAACAGTTTCAGAAGATATTTTTCTCttgcaaaagaaagaaacaaacaaCTGGGGTGAAACTGATTTTGAAAGTAATACCAGTATGTACAAAAGCAAAATGCAATAACTGGATCAAATCCAACCCAGTGTTCATCAGAACATGCAATAAATGGACTGGAATTTTTTAAGTTTTGATTGCCTAAAGCAATCAGGCTAGCAGTGAACCAGGTATCAGTAAAGGTAACCAAAATCTCTTAAGTAGCAGCGGTAATTTGAATAGATCTTTAAGAATCTGAATTGGGACGAATCGGAATATGTCGGCATTGCAGATGTGTTAACTCTTATAGTGATTGATGAACGTGATGGTGTTCTTGATGAACGAATTGATGTTATCTTGGTTACCCTAGTTTCATAACATCAACAGTGAGGATAACAAACATTAAAACATAAACATCTACCTAAAGAATTACATCTAGAGGAAGAATAAAAAAACCTAGATAATACAAATTCAAATCTGAAAAAAACTCCCTTAAACTAGTACAGAAAATATAGATTATTAAAAATAACCTAGCCACAAAGAAGAAATTAACAACCCCATTAAGCTAGTGTATTGAAATTATATCTATAGCCAAGCACATgagagaaaaataaaactaaaacagTTAAAATCAACATCAGATGACCATCAAAATCTATGGAAAAAAAAAGCAGATTTGCTTTGGTTTGGAGGATAGATCAGTTTTGTTGAAGATGCTATGCTTCAGGATCTTGTCCCACAAAAAATATCTGCATTGATAATATAGAAATCCATGAGATAAgcccaaagaaataaaaaaaaacggttaaaaaaaaaaactataaacgGTTAAAAGAagaaagggaaaaagaaaaatgcatACAAACTGAAAACATGTGAAACGAAGGTTAGTGGTGATTGATCTTCTCAGATCTCCTCTCAAGGAGCCGATCTGAGAAGAGAATTTTCAGATAGGAGTGATTTTCGTTGCTCCGAATTTTGGAAAGAGAAATTCTTTTAGACGATTTTGAGTGTTAGTGAATTTAAGAGAAAATCCGGTAAAAAGCACATTATGTGATCATTAGTGAATAAAAGGATATTAAATGGAGTACTCTTTACTGTATTGTTTTCGTTGCAAGAACATATAAAATTTCCCTAAGTACTAAAATCATGTTTCTTTTTTATGTATCTAATTTAACACAGTTGCTAAAGGCTGGTACCAATCCATATAAAACAACATCAAAGTTGGTACCAGTCCTATGAATCCGTGGATTGGTACCAGCCTTTAGCAATCATGTAAATTATAATTTAGGGGAGAGTGAATCTGGTTTGGTGATTCTTTTGTATTAGGTAGTACAATGTGATGATAATGATTAGttatcttctaattttgtttttatgATTTTAATAGAATCTTCACTTATAATATATACTAGTTTGCTTCTATTTGTCAACATTGCGTATTCAGTAGCTATTTTATTAATTGAGGAATTGAAGAATTGGGTTAGGTAGTATTAACTATAATCCAAAGGATTCATTGAAATGAAATTTTAAAGCTAGTGTCGGATGATATAAGCACTTTGTCATATGAGTTTGGCATCGCTTTAATGCGGATCGCGTTGGTGAAAAATAAGAGACGCCGATGATTCCACGCCTTTTAGCAATGCAACAACTACTTGGGCATTGGATGATTCGAGGGACCTCCCGAGGTTGGTCATTGTCAATACAGAACCTAATAAATGGCTGCCATACATTTTTGAGAGTGTGGCAATCGCTCCTCCTTAAACCGTACATGGCTGTACCAGACGTTTTTGTTTATTTGGGACATGCCCAAATTAATGCTCCGATCTAGTGGTGAACATAATTGAATTTTTCGTCTACCACATCGATGTGTTCTATGTTTTGCATCACATTCTTAGACCTACTTGGTAGGTTTGGTTCTTATCAAGGAATCTTACCAAGTGAACAAAGAGTGCATCTCATTTCTTATTTCATCAACACCATAATTAGGGTTCACATTATTTTACTCACACGTACTGACATACAGGTAGAAATTCAGAAGCAAAAACACTTCAAGTGTTATAAAAATTATAATCATGTGTGTCCAATGGTGTATAGATGCGCATTTTCGGCTAAAAATAGAAAAAGGCGCAATTCAGCTAAATTAGGTAAAGAAACCACCAGGTACTATTACGCATCCATCCAAGTTCTGAAGAAATGGTGATGTCTTCTTTATTGTTTAGTACTAGTGTTGGCATTTAAATTGAACTTGCACAATTAGGACCAAGTCATAGTACATGTGAAACTTACTTGTTCCAACCTCAGTAATAGATTCCCCTCGTTGAATGTGATATCTACCGACTTATCATAAAGTTGGTGTTGCAAAGCTGcacgagattggggtatacccagattaattgggataTATTCATTTTATTCCTATCCAAACTAGTGTGTTAAGGAtgtctaaaaggtgttaaaaAACCAAATTGCCCATACCAAAAAATCATGCCGaccaaaacatattaaaaaaaaaatcaaactcttTCTTCTACACTCTAACTATAaatgtgaaataaaaaaaaaaaaaaaacaacgaaggatcaaaacgaaccaaaagtcggcagggtattttttgtcgaccttgccgactaaaatatTGTCGGCAGGGTATgaggttgaataccatgccgacttttcatctctgaaattagcagttACAGGGTCAGCAAGATATCCATctctataccttgccgactaaaatatagtcgccaggttatgaaattaataccttgccgactaatcatgcatttgtaacaccttctctgtatgtcaaaaatcctacagccggcagggtattttttatCGATCTTGCCGACCGTAAgttgtcggcatgttcttcatccgcagaccttgccggccagatatagtcggcatgttcttcatccgtagaccttgccgacttttcatattttcagaactgaaaatgttgattccttctataattttgagtataaaatcgcCCAACAGCTCTACAATCCTATATTTATAAGTGTTTGGATAGTACgatttcatttccgttacaagtagaattcttaagaaaaaaaaatatctcaaACATCTACCCACATCCATAggttcaatctaaaataaaacctaatttcaaaattttaatcaactaattaaattaattatcctaataacatttattagtgttaattaatcaagGATAGATTAAccatttttgtaaatatgtggataaggggcattgtgttttacttcaaaatgaccttatctcatttggtataccccaattaatttgggtataccccaatcaagccaggttgcAAAGACACACCACGAAAATAAATTACTGAAATACATACCCTCTGATTTCCCCCCTCAAATTTTTGTCCCGTTGGGGCCAGGAACTGGGGGTACGCAGGATGCAGCAGCTTTGCACAAAAATTATGGTGTTGTGAGCTTTAAAGCATGGGAGTAGATTTTAGAACCCCACGCATAATTATGTTAGCACTTgatcaaaagaacaaaaaatgaaaagaaaaagttaGTGCTTTggcaattttttgattttttatgcTCGAAAAATTATTTTCCCTCTATAAATATTCCAAGAGAATGGGCAAATTTACTTCTATTCAGTGACTGTTAGCCCGCTGACTGTTAGCCACCGGTAACAATTTTCTTAAGTTCGTTTTTTTCTTTGGCTAGTtcaaaaattttattaaaaagaaaacaaacgaaATAATTACGAAAGATTACAAAATCCCCAAGTTCATTAAACTATTTAAATCTATACTAAGCGATACCCGGCCATTCAAGAGATTGAATAAAGCCCACATAATCAAGTATAAGACCCTCAGAATATATATAACATGCCGCCTCTTTTAGCTAAAGAATCTACACAAAATTGAGTACTTGCTTCTTTGATTCTGTAATATAGGAAGAAACTTGTCAAAGTAACCTTTACTCACAATTACAGAATTTAAACAAGTTGTAGTCACATTTTATTTTACAATGAAGAAATGTTTAAATTAATGAGTACTCATCGGTATGCCAGCAACTCACAGACATATTCTGCAATTCACTTTCTGATGGTATTGGTTCCAATGAGTAGAATTCAGTCTTCATATTTCTCAGTGAACATTCACATGCTTGGAAGAAACTATCACAGGACGCGTCCTCAAATTGACGTACATCTGCTTGAAGTTTTCTGATTTCCTCTGAAGTTTCATCGACAACCAGCTTCAATGCAGTAACCACTTATGGTGGGTATAAATCTACACCAAGCTCGTACAAACACACTTTGATATTACGACAGCGTACAAATAACAACTCCGGTAACTTTACAGGTTTGACATCATTGTTGGCTGGTTTTGAGTGCCAACCCAATCCGGTGATGACGCAGACAAGTTCCTTGATTACTATTAGTGTGTCAGAAAAAACAATTACACCCGATACTGCCATTTTCATCTCATCAGGTGAGAGGCCATTTCCAATCTCACCACCCTCAAATGatccattatcatcatcatcatagttcTCATTCAGACCAGTTGTTAATTCATCAGTAGTATTCTCATTTGTTGGATTCTCAGATGAAGCTGGTTTCAAATCTTTTAGTTGACGCAATGAACCCTCCAAGGAATTTGCAACCCTTGTTATTTCTCGTGCAATGGCTGCGTGGTTTGTGCTAGGAATTTTCTTGAGAAATGCGCATGCTTCCCTGACAGAATCTGCTAGCTGTTGGATCGAGAGTTTACGATCTTCATTAAGAGTTCCTGCAAACAATTAGGGAGTATACGTTAGCCAGGTTAGGAGGCAACATATTTTCATTTTTTATGTGAATCCTAATGACAAGTAAACCATGTAGGAGGAAAAAATGGTACCAAAGCAGGAGACAGCCTCCTTAAAAAATGAATAAATGCTATGAGCAAAGCGCTTTGCAGATTCTTGGATGAAATCCGCAAGAGTAGGACCGGATCCAATCTTACTCCTGTGTGCTAGCAAGAGAAATTCTTGCAGCATGCTAAAGTGGATCTTCATGTTCTCCTCCAACTCTTCACAGTCTGGTGCTTCTGCAATCCAGCTGCATCTCATAAACACAACTCTATCAAGtttctgtcaaagtttattttttcCAAATGGGTTCTGAATAAGTTTATAAAGAGCATATAAACGACCTGTTTGAAGTGCAAGTTGCAAGATGACATAAGAAAAAGGCAGAATAGAGGAGTTACCaactgttgtttttttttttgataattgcTCCGCCATGTTTATCACTTTCTCCCAATCTACTTTCTCAAGAGATGAACGAGGTTTACTTTCCaaaacctacaaaaaaaaaaaaatatttgaaattgaATCTTCAGATAATGGAAACGGAAAATCTAAATTGCAGATGAATTGAACAACTTGGAGTTGATAAGATTGATCAATGGGTTTTACCTGGAAAgcctgctgcatttcttctagATGCTTATGCAAAATGGTAGTAAGGTTTTCTTTCTCGGATTTTCCCATTTTTTTCTCCTCTTCTGGTTTCGTTGACTCAAGCTAATTCAGGTTTCATACGTCCCACCGGCTGCTCCTGTTTGGGGATAGGTGAATTCATCATCGGTCCCACCAGCTGCTCCTGGATATTGGTAGTCGTATGACAGAATAATTTTAGTGTAACCAAGCTTTGGCCGCGAATCCGACCACTTTGTTCCAGTTTCCGATTTATTTCTTTCCAAGTCTAACCTTCCTACTTTTATAGTGACACAGACCCGTTCGTAAAAACACACTCATTCTGGCAATACCAAGATTACACCAGAACCGCATTGCTAAAAAATTAAACCAATTACATAGTCAGCTAATTAGTAGTTAACTGATACATAATTTTGGTTCAGTTTGGAACCTTCACTTCAAAAAATAACTTGTTGACAGTGGGATTTGAACCCACGCCCTTTCGGACCAGCGCCTTAAGCTGGCACCTTAGACCAACTCGGCCATATCAACGTTGTTGTTGGTTAAGTTTACATAGAAAACTTTTATTCAATGGGTTGGCGTGCTTGTTGCCACCGGTCATAGTTCGAATCTATACCCGTGCCAATCTCAGATCGGATCTGGGTTCTTGATTAAAGACAAATCtaatttttttgtgtttttgaagCATGTGTATATTAATAAAGTAATTAAATTGTGATTATACGAGGGAATGTAATTCGTATAAAGTCACTTAGGAGAATCTGATTAAGAAAAGACGGGTTTGCTTGATCTCATATTGTTGTCGAGTAATTTCCTTCTTCGCTCCTATCTGCTGCGAAGTTTGTTATACCGTCAGCTGCTTGGTTTCCTTCTCTATAATTGTGTTGAATATGGCAGGAAGGTATTTGGTGCATTCTTTGTTTggtttctgcaatcatttgtgataTATACCAAGGAGCTTCCTCCGGTGTTTTGATAAATCTCATGAGATTCTCAGAATCAGTTTCAAATATCACCCATGGCCATTATCTTTCCATCGCTATTCTGGTTGCTATTACAGTCGCCCATGTCTCTGTCGTCAGCGCAATAGTTAAACCTAGAGGTTGTGCAAGAGTCATTATGGTTTGTGCGTTCAAGTCCCTGCAAATGAATCCCGCTCCTGCCATGCCTGGATGGCCTCTAGAAGCTCCATCTGTGTTTATTTTTATCCAACCCGAATCTGGAGTAGACCATCCAACTTGAATGATTGTAGATGTTCTTGTGACAGTTGTTGCAATCCTGGGTGTTGGATCTCCAGGTAGTACTGGTGGGGAAATCTTTCTTTGACCATTCAAATTCTTGTTCTTGTGCTAGAGATTTCCTCAGGATGTATTCATGATGAAATGTGGATTAATTGAAGACAAGTTCATTTCTGGTTTTCCATAGCGAccagaaaagaaaacagaaagatgtgatggaAGGAATATTGACAGAAGCTTGCAGTAGATGCAATATGGTTTTTTTAAGGATTTACGGTGATTGATTGGTTGTTATCTTGAATACCGTTTGTTAGTATGCGGTTTAAAAGGCTGGACCACGTAGTTATTGCCACTGGACAATGAATAAGCATGTGTGTCACTGTTTCTGGGTCGGAGTTGCATCTGGGGCAGATGTTTGAGTTGGTAAGGTTTATGTGGTGTAATAAAGATATGGTTGATAATCCTTCGTTAATAGCTTTCCACAAAAAAAGCTGAATTTTTGGAGGACATGGTAAGGCCCATGGAAATTTGGTGGTTGGGAGGGGGTTTACGGTTGTATGGTTATCTTGTTAGGATAAACAGTTGTATCCAGAAATAGTGGTATATTTTCCTGATTTTGAATGTGGCCAGATTATTTTATCTGGATTGTTGTCAAGGGTAAGGTGGATATTGATAATATGTTGTAGTGCATTTGGTAGAAGGTTGTTTACCTGACCATGTATCCAATTATGATAAAGAGGTTCAATTATATCAGCTACAGTTTGGATAAGATAGCAATGGGTAGTATCAAGGTTAGGAAAATGAGGTATCCAATTAGCTTGGATGGGAGTGTCTAAACCATTTCCTATGCAATGAAATAACTTTTGTTTTACGAAAGGTATAAGAGATGTCATTTGCTACCATTGAGGGCTGGCAGTAGAAAGAAAAGTGATCGTACCTTGAAAAATTGGCTGATGTTAGAGGTATTTCTCATTGTAGATACCAGTGCAAATGGAATGTGGTTGATCGTGAATGTTCCATAGTATTTTCATGAGCAAAGCTTTATTGTGGTGGCTACTCTTCCTGATGCTGAGTCCTCCTTTCGCTATCGGTGTGTTGAGTTTTTTCATCCCAAAGGGTGAATTTTTCTAACAGAAGAATCATACCCCCAGAAAAAATTTCTGGTAATCCGATCGATTTGTTTGTGAACATGAGTGGGGGAAATTTGTGTTTGAATAAGGTGATTGGAGGTTGGATTTAAGGAGGTTTTAATGAGAACTAACCTCCTCGCAGGTGTAAGGCAAATTGTCATCCATCCTTGGGCTTTACGAGCTAACCTTTGAAGCAAAGGTTCGAAGATGTGACGGGAGGTTCTCCCGTGTTTGAATTGGACTCCAGTATATATATGAGGGGTTGAAGAGGTTGGCATTTTGTAAAATTGGTGTAGAGTATTTATGTCATGTGGTTGTGGTGGATGATTGTTGATTTGGTTGTGTTGATTATTTGCCCTACCGATGAGCCATATGATTGAAGTATATTTTTTAGGTGAATGTTACTTTCTTGTGAGGCTTTGTAGGTGGTTCTTTTTGCGATATTCTGATACCTCGAACCAAATGTTTGGCTTCCAGTTTGGCAAGATTTATTGATAAAAATTCAGCACATATAATGAAAATGTATGAAGATatgggatcaccttgtcttatgCCTCTCGTCGGTGCGATGAAACCATGAGGGGTACCATTGATGTTGATGGAGTAGGTGACACAGATGATACATAACATGATATGGTACACAAATATTGTTGGGAAGCCTAATTTGGTGAAGGATTTTTTAATGAAACCCTAGTCAAGGCTACCACATGCATTTTGGATATTTAGTTTAAGGGCAATTTTGGGCTCTTTGGTGATGGATGAAGTTTTGATGTAGTGGAATAGCTCTCCTGCAATTGCAATATTATCATGAATTGAATGTTGAGGGACGAAGGCGCCCTGATATGGACTTATTAGAAATGGGAGAAGCGGTCGAATGCGGTTGACTAtaattttttatatgattttgtaagaGACATTGCAGAGGCTGATAGGTCTGAACTGAGATGGTTTTGTTAGGTGGTCCACTTTTGGAATTAACGTAATGTTGGTGTGGCTCATGAAGGGGTGAAtatttaaataattaaaaaaaacttCGTATCATGGCTATTATTTTAGTGTAAGTGGTATCCtagaaaactttgaaaaacttacttgtataATGATCCGGCCCAGGGGAACTTTCTGAGTTGATGGAGAATAGAGTTTACTTGATTTCTTGTACTGTTACTTCTGCCGAGAGTGAATCACATAGTGTGGTTGTTAATCTTGGCGTTATTTCCTCAAATCGATCTTCATCTATTATTGTGTACAGAGACGTTATTGAGTTGTGATCAATGGTTCAGGATTATCTGAATTACTTCTTTATCGGAAATCCAGTTGTTTTGCGGATCttgtaattgttgaatattggtgtATGGTTGCTTTGGTATGGAAGGAGGTCCCAAGAAGTCACGATAAGATCTAAAGGGAGGCCCTTGGTACCCGGAGGAAGATGATGCGCCATTGCTACGACATCATCAAGTTTAATCCTCCCCGATGCTTGGAGTGCTTTAAGGTCTTTGTAAgacaaatctttatggggaacTCGCTCTCGCAGAGGGAAGTTCAAAGAGCGGCATCACATCAAAAGTTGATAATTATGGGGACCTCCGGTAACTGCCGAGGGTCGATCCGGAAGAGGATGCTTGAACGAGAAATCAATCCCCCGATCGGCCAAGTGCACCGGTCCTTTGAAGACATAGCGGTTAAAACTAGCAATGATGTACGTGGTGTCCGTGCTCTTCGGAGGGGAGAATCTAAGAGTGACTCCTTGGTAAAATACAACTTGAAGAGCCACACGATCGGGGTTGTAAGACACGGCTATAAATTTACCATCATGAAAACCAGGAAGATAGCCAGCTAACATCGTCATCACCGAGTCAAAGTCTGATTCTGATAATAATTGCGTCGAATCCAAATCAGTGTCAAAGGGTGCAGTAAAGTCGTGGTGGGCCGGACCGGATCGACCGTCATGATAGTGGAATGGCTCAAAATCTTTAGTCGTGTCTAAGAACCGCGCTATATCGCCCTTCGGTACTTTCCCCTTCTTGCGTCAGAGTGCCATGTGGGGATAACTATAATCAACTGGAACCTTTCTCACCGAGCCATCGTCTTGTTCGACATCCTCTTCGCGGCGAATCTCCAATTCATGGGGATCAGGGGCATGTGGAGTAATTTGTTCCCAGGACCACGCAAGCATGAAGGAGGCGGGAATATAGGTCTCGAC
This portion of the Papaver somniferum cultivar HN1 chromosome 11, ASM357369v1, whole genome shotgun sequence genome encodes:
- the LOC113321573 gene encoding arogenate dehydratase/prephenate dehydratase 6, chloroplastic-like; the encoded protein is MNSITPSKSILKSLSYLDSTPKLSIPRKNHLHLHHQSNRSQICTIKSIYKHESRNFSVGSNRADWQSSCAILASNVVSQQSAEKTDGGNADITSINGVHQTLDLVPVQQETNLPKPLSITDLSPAPMHGSQLRVAYQGVPGAYSEAAAGKAYPNCEAIPCDQFEVAFQAVELWIADRAVLPVENSLGGSIHRNYDLLLRHNLHIVGEVQLPVHHCLLVLPGVRKEYLNRVISHPQALSQCELTLTKLGLSVAREAVDDTAGAAEFIATHNLRDTAAIASARAAELYGLQILADGIQDDSSNVTRFVMLAREPIIPRTDRPFKTSIVFAHDKGTSVLFKVLSAFAFRNISLTKIESRPYRNRPIRVVGDASTGTAKHFEYMFYVDFEASMADPRAQNALAEVQEFTSFLRVLGSYPMDMTPWSPSSRDM
- the LOC113324032 gene encoding uncharacterized protein LOC113324032 encodes the protein MGKSEKENLTTILHKHLEEMQQAFQVLESKPRSSLEKVDWEKKLDRVVFMRCSWIAEAPDCEELEENMKIHFSMLQEFLLLAHRSKIGSGPTLADFIQESAKRFAHSIYSFFKEAVSCFGTLNEDRKLSIQQLADSVREACAFLKKIPSTNHAAIAREITRVANSLEGSLRQLKDLKPASSENPTNENTTDELTTGLNENYDDDDNGSFEGGEIGNGLSPDEMKMAVSGVIVFSDTLIVIKELVCVITGLGWHSKPANNDVKPVKLPELLFVRCRNIKVCLYELGVDLYPP